Below is a genomic region from Campylobacter concisus ATCC 51562.
TTGAGGGCATTGACGGCGTTGGCAAGAGCACGCAGATAGAAATTTTAGCTTCTAAATTTAGCGATGCCATCGTCACAAAAGAGCCAGGCGGTACGCAGCTTGGTGAAAATTTACGAGAAATTTTACTAAACTCAAGCATAAAAATAGGCAAAAGAGCTGAAATTTTACTCTTTTTGGCTGACAGAGCTGAGCATTTTGAAAAGCTGGTCACTCCAAATTTAAGTAAGCTAATACTTAGCGATAGAGGCTTTATCTCAGGTATCGCCTACGCTTTAGCAAATGATGAAAACTTAGATGAAAACGTGCTTTTAGAGCTTAATAAATTTGCACTAAATGATAAATTTGCAGATAAGATTATTTTTTTTGAAGCAAGTGCTGAGCTAATAAGCTCGCGCCTAAAGAATAGAGGCACAAGCGATAAGATCGAGGCTCGTGGGCTAGAGTATCTTTTAAAAGTGCAAAGTTTGATGAAGCAAATTCTCATTAAAAATGGCTTTGAAACGCTTTTTATAGACGCATCTAAAAGCATAGAGCTAATTTCAAAAGAGATAGAAAATTTTATAAATTTTAAGTAAAATCACAAAAAAAAATAAAAAGGATAATGCGATGATAACGGCACTTCGTGGCATGAAAGATATGCTTCCAGCTCGCGCTAAACTTTACGCACGGATAATCAAAACCTGCGAGGAAGTCGCAAAAAACTACGGATATGAGCAAATTTTGACCCCACACCTCGAGGAGACAGCACTTTTTAAAAGAAGTGTCGGCGAGAGCAGTGACATTGTTGGCAAAGAGATGTATCAGTTTGAAGACAAAGGCGGCAACGACGTTTGCTTGCGTCCTGAGGGCACAGCTGGCGTGGTTAGAGCGTTTATCGAGGCAAAACTTGACAGAGCAAATGTGACGAAACGCTGCTTTTATCATGGTTCGATGTTTCGCTATGAGCGCCCACAAAAAGGCCGTTTAAGGGAGTTTCACCAGTTTGGTTGCGAGTGCTTTGGCGAGGGCAGTGTTTACGAGGATGCGAGCATTATCTTGATGGTGAGCAAAATTTTTAACAGACTAAACATAAAAACAACCCTAAAAATAAACTCTCTTGGCGACGAGAGCTCGATGAAGTCTTACAAAGAAAAACTTGTTAAATTTTTAGATGAAAACAGTGAAAAAATTTGCGAGGACTGCAAAAGACGCAAACTTTTAAACCCTATCCGCGTGCTTGACTGCAAAGTCGAGAGCTGCCAAGAAATTTACAAAAACGCTCCTGTCATCACTGATAGCCTAAGCGATGAGGCGCAGGCTGATTTTGTAAAATTGCAAGAAATTTTAACGGCAAATGGCGTTAAATTCGAGATAGACACTAAGCTTGTTCGTGGGTTAGACTACTACTGCAAGACGGCGTTTGAGTTTATTAGCAATGAGATCGGCTCACAAAGTGCAGTAGCAGGCGGAGGCAGATACGATAGGCTCGTAGAGTACCTTGGCGGTAGAGCAAGTTATGGCGTTGGATTTGCGATGGGCGTTGAGAGGATAATGGAAATTTTAGGTGAAGCTGAGGATGAGCGAGCTGGAATTTATCTTTGTGCGCTTGATGCGACGAATTTAGACTTTATCTATGCGCTTGGCTCAAAACTTCGCAAAAAATATCAGGTTGAAATTTCTTATGAAGCCAAAAAACTTCAAAAACATCTACAAAATGCCGACAATAAAAATGTAAAAATTTTCCTTTGCGTGGGCGAAAATGAGATGAAAGAGAATAAAATCTGGTATAAAAATTTAGAGACCAAAGACGAAAAAACGATAAATTTAGATGAGCTTGAAAAGGAGCTGGGATGAATGATTTTGGACTTAGCATTTGGGGTAACTCAAATTTTGTTATAGAAGATGGCAAAGTCTGTATAAATGCAGCCAGTAAGCCAGCAATCATCGACATCGTAAAAGAGATAAGAGACGATGGATATAGAGGGCCGCTACTGCTTCGTTTTCCGCATCTTATCCAAAAGCAGATCGAGCAGATCCACGCAAGCTTTGCAAAAGCAAAGAAAGAATTTGCCTACAAAGGCAGCTTTAATGCCGTATTTCCACTTAAAGTGAATCAATATCCTGGCTTTGTAAAAAATTTAGTGCGTCTTGGCAAGCCCTACAACTACGGCCTTGAAGCTGGTAGTAAGGCTGAGCTACTTTTAACTATGGCTTACAATAACGAAAAAGCTCCAATAACCGTAAATGGCTTTAAAGATAAGGAGATGATAAATATAGGCTTTATCGCCGCTGAGATGGGACACAATATCACGCTAACGATTGAGGGCTTAAACGAGCTTGAAGCGATAATTGCCATCGCAAAAGAGCGCTTCAAACCAAAACCAAAGATCGGACTTAGAGTAAGACTGCACTCGACAGGATCGGGGCTCTGGGCAAAAAGTGGTGGCATACACTCTAAATTTGGCCTAACATCAACAGAGCTAATAGAAGCTGTAAAGATGCTAAAAAAGGCAAATTTACTTGAAAATTTCACGATGATACACTTTCACATCGGCTCTCAAATAAGCGAGATACATCCACTCAAAAAAGCTCTCATAGAGGCTGGCAATATCTACGCTGAGCTTAGAAAAATGGGTGCCTCAAATTTAAAAGCGATAAATTTAGGTGGTGGTCTTGCGATAGAATACTCGCAGTTTAAAGAAGAAAGCAGCAGAAACTACACACTAAACGAATATGCAAACGACGTTGTTTATATGCTCAAAACCATAAGTGAGCAAAAAAAGGAGATCGAGCCAGATATTTTTATAGAGTCAGGCCGCTACATCGCCGCTTCTCACGCGCTTTTGGTCGCCCCTGTGCTTGAGCTATTTTCTCAAGAATACACCGAAGAGAAGCTAAATTTAAAGAAAAATAATCCAAATTTAATAACCGAGCTAGTTGATCTTTACAAGTCAATCAAGCCTTCAAACGCCCTAGAATACCTACACGACGCCATCCATCACACAGAGAGCGTTTTAACACTTTTTGATCTAGGATATGTTGATCTTCAAGATAGATCAAACGCAGAGGTGCTTTTAAGGCTCATTAGCAAAAAAGCTGTCGTGATGCTTGGCAACAAGAGCAACTCAAGCGATCTAACTAAAATTCAAAAAGAGGTTCAAGAGAGATACCTGCTAAATTTCTCTATTTTTCAAAGCTTGCCTGACTTTTGGGGTCTAAAGCAAAATTTCCCTATCATGCCACTTGACAGGCTCGATGAGCGCCCTACTTTGCCAGCTTCGATCTGGGACATCACATGCGATAGCGACGGCGAGATTAGCTATGATGACGAGAAAAACCCACTACTTTTGCACGACGTGGACGTGGAAAAAGAAGATTATTTCTTGGGATTTTTCCTAGTTGGCGCATATCAAGAGGTGATCGGTATGAAACACAACCTCTTTACCCACCCGACAGAGGCCACGATAGAGCTAACAAGTGATGGCTACAAGATCACAAATTTACTAGAGAGCCAGTCGATCCTTGATATCATGGAGGACATGGACTATGATATCTACGAGATCCAAGACACTCTAAACGAGCGCTTAGTAAAATCAACTCTGATAAACGAAACACAAAAGAAGCAAATTTTGGGCGAACTTTATCTATTTTTAAATGATAATAGCTATTTAAAGACAATCAATTAAAAAGGAAAACAATGCAACTAGCAAACAGAATGCAAACATTAAGCGAGTCTATCACAATAGCGATCAGCACAAAAGCCAAAGAGATGAAGGCTGCTGGTATCGACGTGATCTCGCTTTCAGCTGGTGAGCCTGACTTTATGACTCCAAAAAAGATAAGAGAAACTGTAAAAAACGCACTAGATAACGATAGCAAAAGCGGCAAATACACGCCAGTACCAGGCCTGCCTGAGGTCATAGAGGCCATTAGAGCAAAGCTAAAAAGAGATAACGGACTTGACTACAAAGCAAATCAAATCGTCACAAACATCGGCGCAAAACACTCACTTTTTAATGTATTTCAAGCGCTTATCAACCCAGGTGACGAGGTCATCATCCCATCTCCATACTGGGTGAGCTACCCTGAGATCGTTAAATTTTGTGGCGGCGTGCCTGTCTTTATC
It encodes:
- the tmk gene encoding dTMP kinase translates to MYVLFEGIDGVGKSTQIEILASKFSDAIVTKEPGGTQLGENLREILLNSSIKIGKRAEILLFLADRAEHFEKLVTPNLSKLILSDRGFISGIAYALANDENLDENVLLELNKFALNDKFADKIIFFEASAELISSRLKNRGTSDKIEARGLEYLLKVQSLMKQILIKNGFETLFIDASKSIELISKEIENFINFK
- the hisS gene encoding histidine--tRNA ligase, translating into MITALRGMKDMLPARAKLYARIIKTCEEVAKNYGYEQILTPHLEETALFKRSVGESSDIVGKEMYQFEDKGGNDVCLRPEGTAGVVRAFIEAKLDRANVTKRCFYHGSMFRYERPQKGRLREFHQFGCECFGEGSVYEDASIILMVSKIFNRLNIKTTLKINSLGDESSMKSYKEKLVKFLDENSEKICEDCKRRKLLNPIRVLDCKVESCQEIYKNAPVITDSLSDEAQADFVKLQEILTANGVKFEIDTKLVRGLDYYCKTAFEFISNEIGSQSAVAGGGRYDRLVEYLGGRASYGVGFAMGVERIMEILGEAEDERAGIYLCALDATNLDFIYALGSKLRKKYQVEISYEAKKLQKHLQNADNKNVKIFLCVGENEMKENKIWYKNLETKDEKTINLDELEKELG
- the speA gene encoding biosynthetic arginine decarboxylase; amino-acid sequence: MNDFGLSIWGNSNFVIEDGKVCINAASKPAIIDIVKEIRDDGYRGPLLLRFPHLIQKQIEQIHASFAKAKKEFAYKGSFNAVFPLKVNQYPGFVKNLVRLGKPYNYGLEAGSKAELLLTMAYNNEKAPITVNGFKDKEMINIGFIAAEMGHNITLTIEGLNELEAIIAIAKERFKPKPKIGLRVRLHSTGSGLWAKSGGIHSKFGLTSTELIEAVKMLKKANLLENFTMIHFHIGSQISEIHPLKKALIEAGNIYAELRKMGASNLKAINLGGGLAIEYSQFKEESSRNYTLNEYANDVVYMLKTISEQKKEIEPDIFIESGRYIAASHALLVAPVLELFSQEYTEEKLNLKKNNPNLITELVDLYKSIKPSNALEYLHDAIHHTESVLTLFDLGYVDLQDRSNAEVLLRLISKKAVVMLGNKSNSSDLTKIQKEVQERYLLNFSIFQSLPDFWGLKQNFPIMPLDRLDERPTLPASIWDITCDSDGEISYDDEKNPLLLHDVDVEKEDYFLGFFLVGAYQEVIGMKHNLFTHPTEATIELTSDGYKITNLLESQSILDIMEDMDYDIYEIQDTLNERLVKSTLINETQKKQILGELYLFLNDNSYLKTIN